One window of the Streptomyces sp. NBC_00259 genome contains the following:
- a CDS encoding MBL fold metallo-hydrolase gives MPQVTEHGGGVWSLQVPIPDNPLGHTLVHVLDTDRGPVLVDTGWDDPASWTALAEGLGALGIAMADVHGVVVTHHHPDHHGLSGQVREASGAWIAMHAADIDVVRRTRDARPGAWLDYLAGKLAAVGAPEEHLAPLRAARDEGRMRTLPGLRAALPDREIVPGELLDLAGRRLRAIWTPGHTPGHVCLHLEEDHPANLPGHGRLFSGDHLLPGISPHIGLYEDPDDSTVTDPLGDYLDSLERVGRLGVAEVLPAHQHAFTDAPGRVRELLAHHEERLTGLLSLLATPLTPWQLAVRMEWNRPWDRIPYGSRNIAVSEAEAHLRRLVKLGRAEAVAGSEPVTYVATATATG, from the coding sequence ATGCCACAGGTGACGGAGCACGGCGGAGGCGTATGGTCCCTTCAGGTCCCCATCCCGGACAACCCGCTCGGCCACACCCTGGTCCATGTCCTCGACACCGACCGCGGCCCGGTCCTCGTCGACACCGGCTGGGACGATCCGGCGTCCTGGACCGCGCTCGCGGAGGGTCTCGGCGCGCTGGGGATCGCGATGGCCGACGTCCACGGTGTGGTCGTCACCCACCACCACCCCGATCACCACGGGCTGTCCGGCCAGGTGCGCGAGGCGTCCGGTGCCTGGATCGCGATGCACGCGGCCGACATCGACGTCGTACGCCGCACCCGGGACGCACGGCCCGGGGCCTGGCTCGACTACCTGGCCGGGAAGCTCGCCGCCGTCGGGGCGCCCGAGGAGCACCTCGCCCCGCTGCGCGCCGCCCGCGACGAAGGGCGGATGCGGACCCTGCCCGGGCTGCGGGCGGCGCTGCCCGACCGGGAGATCGTTCCCGGTGAGCTGCTGGACCTCGCCGGGCGGCGGCTGCGCGCGATATGGACGCCCGGTCACACTCCCGGGCATGTGTGTCTGCACCTGGAGGAGGACCACCCGGCGAACCTCCCGGGTCACGGCCGGCTCTTCTCCGGCGACCATCTGCTGCCCGGCATCAGTCCGCACATCGGCCTCTACGAGGACCCCGACGACTCCACGGTCACCGACCCCCTCGGCGACTACCTCGACTCCCTGGAACGCGTCGGGCGCCTGGGCGTCGCCGAGGTGCTCCCCGCCCATCAGCACGCCTTCACCGACGCCCCCGGCCGGGTCCGGGAGCTGCTCGCCCACCACGAGGAGCGGCTCACCGGACTGCTGTCGCTCCTCGCCACCCCCCTCACCCCGTGGCAGCTGGCCGTGCGCATGGAGTGGAACCGCCCCTGGGACCGGATCCCGTACGGCTCACGCAACATCGCGGTCTCGGAGGCGGAGGCCCATCTGCGCCGGCTGGTGAAACTGGGGCGGGCGGAGGCGGTGGCGGGCAGCGAGCCGGTGACGTACGTCGCGACCGCGACCGCGACCGGCTGA